The DNA window GGTTGTGGTACAGGTGTGTTGGCGATTCTTGCTCAAAAACTTGGTGCCACTCAAATTGTGGGGAATGATATCGATGATTGGTCGGTTGAAAACGCGCTCGAAAATTGCAGCAACAATAATTGCAAAGACATTAAGATAGTTAAAGGCGATAATGATTTGTTTTCGAAGCACAACGCTTACGACATTGTTCTAGCCAATATCAATAAAAATGTACTTAAATCTTATATTCCTAAAATTGCGCTTACCATAAAATCCGGTGGATTTCTTTTTCTAAGCGGCTTTTTCAAAACCGATTGCGACGAATTAATAGCCTTAGCCTCAAACCATTTGTTAAGCTTACACAAACAAGAACATAAAAACGAGTGGGCTGTTGTGATTCTAAAGAAACAATAATCGTTCTTAACAACCTGCCTTCATTGTTTGATAAAAAAGATTAAAATTGTGTGTCACGAACAAATCTTACTGTAAATTTGTTCTTTATTCTAATCATTAATTGCCCCATTTCTTATGTCAGATTCTAACATTTTAAGATGCCTTATTATAGGTTCAGGTCCTGCAGGCTATACTGCCGGAATTTACGCTGCCCGTGCTGATTTAAAACCGGTAATGTACACCGGCATGCAACCGGGTGGACAATTAACAACAACTACAGAAGTAGAAAACTTTCCGGGCTATCCTAACGGAACACATGGTCCGGAAATGATGGAAGATTTTAAAAAGCAAGCTGAGCGTTTTGGTACAGACATTCGCTTTGGCTATGTAAATAAAGTTGATTTTAGCGGTCCGGTGCACAAAGTATGGGTGGATGAAACAACCGAATTGCAAGCTCACACTGTAATCATTGCTACAGGTGCATCCGCAAAATGGTTAGGCCTGCCAAACGAACAACGCTTAAACGGATTTGGTGTTTCTGCATGTGCGGTGTGCGACGGATTTTTCTTTAAAGGACAAGACGTAGCCATTGTTGGTGCCGGAGATACTGCTGCTGAAGAGGCAACTTATTTAGCAAAGCTCTGTAAAAAAGTATACATGATTGTTCGTAAAGGAGAAATGCGCGCTAGTAAAGCCATGCAAGCACGTGTACTTAACACACCAAACATTGAAGTGTTATTTAACTCTGAAACGGAAGATATTTTAGGCGAAAAAGGTGTAAGCGGAGCACGTATTAAAAACACCAAAACCGGTGAAACACGCCAGTTAGATGTAACAGGTTTCTTTGTGGCTATTGGTCATCATCCGAACACCGACATTTTTAAAGAGTGGTTAGACTTAGATGAGCAAGGTTATATTAAAACAATTCCGGGTACAAGTAAAACGAATATAAAAGGTGTATTCGCTGTTGGTGATGCTCAAGATAAAGTATATCGTCAGGCGGTTACGGCTGCCGGAAGCGGTTGCATGGGTGCGCTGGATGCGGAAAGATATTTAGCAGACATGGGCATTCACTAAAAACCAGCATGGTTTTTGCTGATACAAAGTAAATGAGGCATATTATTATCATATCAAGTTTGATTTTAAGCAGTGTTTGCTCTGCTCAACGTTTTGCTGATCAGGTGCCTCAATTAAAACGCTACACCCAGGATGACGCATTTGATCCAAATGGCGGAATTAAAATGTATAATCGCTTAATTCCAACAATTGGCGGTGATTCTATTCGCTACAACAAAGCAGGCTATAATTTACAAGGCTGGCAGGAAGATTATTATTCGAGTGGAAAAATATTACACAAAGGATTTTATGTGGACGGGCAAATAAAAGTTTTTAAAAATTTCTATGAAGACGGACAAATTGAACGTAGTTTTATTAATTCCGATCCGGCCCGTTCCTCCTTTGACATTTATTATCCTAACGGAAAAGTTCAGAAACAAATTCTTTATTATAACGGACAACCGCAAAACGAATACACGTATTTTCAAAACGGAAGTCCGGAAAGTATTGTAGAAAAAGACAAGGAAGTTCAATATATTTTTAAGCGAAAATATTATTATGAGAATGGATTTCCTGCCAGTGAACTTACACTCATTGATAAGAAAATTAAGAAGTACGAAGCCAAAGAATATTACGAAAACGGAAAGTTAAAAGAAGAAGGTTTTTTATTGTACAAACCAGACACCAAACAATACATCAAAGAAGGTGAATGGACTTATTACGATGAAAAAGGCGAAGCGGTGAAGAAGGAAAGCTTCAAAAACACGCTCACAAAACCTTAACCATTCTTTTCCTTCATCGATTTAGTTACTGTAAACATAAATATTCTCAGAAGTATTTTCCCTTTAGCCTTGCTTTCCTTGATTCTTACACTATATTAGTGGTGAGTAATCACGATGAAAGTTTTCTCCAACAATATTTCACTTATTACAATCTATTTTAGTTGTCTTCTAAACTCATCTTTAATTGCTCAGAATCTTATTCCAAATCCGAGTTTTGAAACAGCAGGTTGGGCACAAGCTAACAGCGGTAGTGCCGATTGGCTAACCGGACCCACCAATGTTTTTGGCGCGGAAAATGCAAGAACGGGCACACGTTATATGGGAGAATCCATGGGACGATCTCCTGCCGGTGGCGCAACCGATTTCAGAGAGTACATCAAGAACTCCTTAACAACACCACTAATTCCGGGAAACACATACGAATGCTCTATTTGGGTTTCCTTATCTGAAAATTATGGTTCTTATGCTTGCAATCAAATTGGTTTTGTTACCACAGTTGCTAATCCTTACTATGCATTTAGCAATGCACCTATTCCACTTACTCCCGTATACGCAACACCAAGTGTTATGACTAATAAAACAGGATGGTCGCAGGTATTCGGAACATTTGTGGCTACTTCAGCTGATGCCTGGGTAATTATTGGCAACTTCAATACACAAGCTACAACCACCTGGCAATATGTTGGTCCAGCATCAAGTTTTTACTATGGATATTATTTTATGGACGATGCGTGTTTAGGTCCGCCGGGCGCATGCGGAATTGTTTTACCCGTAGAATTATTATCGTTTTCAGGAAAAGCTGAAAACAGAAAAGTGGAATTGGATTGGAAAACAGCGGCTGAACTTCAATGTAAACACTTTGTAATTGAGAGAAGCACGGACGGAAAAACGTTTGAAGAATTAGGTCGCGTTAACGGAAATGGCACCACTCAAACAGAACATACTTATTCCTTTACAGATAATTTCCCTGTTTACGGGAAAACAAGTTACTACCGCTTACATCAATTTGATAATAATGGTAAATCGCATTATTCAACCATGGTTGCCATAGAACCAAAAGGAGAAATGAATGTTTATATCAATGTATATCCGGTGCCTGCCAATAATGAATTAAACATTGAATTCAATTCAGATAATAAAGTTTGCAATTTAATTATCATGAATTCTGCCGGAATTGTAGTTTACAATCAAAACTTCGACTGTTACCAAAATATTAAATTAAACAATCTCGCAGCAGGAAATTACATTGCTGTGTTAAATACATCTGAAGGAAAAACGATTAGCCGAAAATTCATAGTATTCGAATAAAGAATTTATTTCAATTCTATTTTACTTCGTCGGCCTTTTTAATCTTGAAACAACACTCTGACGTACTTGTCTCGGTGAGTGCGTAGTATTGAACTTTATACTTCTTTCCAACCAATTCGGTCTTGGTTAAATTAAGATTATTGGTGTTAATTGGATAAGCCGGTTTATTAAAAAATGACTCTTCCAATTTTAAACTATCCTGTTTGTTATAATAAAAAATGCGCTTACCATTACTTGCATTAACAAAATGTATTTGCGTTTCTTCACTGGCAGGATCAAAAATAGCCGACACGTATTCCAGCTCTTCTGTTTTCGGACTTTGCAAGCTTTGAGCCGACAAATTTTTGTTGCCTAGAACAACAAGAATTGATAGTGTAAGAATTTTTTTCATTGAATAAGCTATAATCAAATATATGAAAAATAACGAATGATTGATAGAAAATAAACGGAGCAAATATTTTTAACATGTTATTAAATACACTCAGCATATCAATAATAATTTTTGAACTTTGCGCCGCCAACCATGCTGCGTACATTTACCATAATCTTTTTTTTGTTTACGAAATTAATCGCGCAAACCGGCCTCGACGATGTAATTTCATCTTGGAAGACCGACAAAGCCTTAATTAATGGCACACATTCCTTCTGCGTCATGGATGCAAAAGAAGGAACAGTTTTAAAAGAATTAAACGCTCATACATCTGTCATTCCCGCGAGCACATTAAAAGTAATAACCACCTCAGCTGCGCTGGGTATTTTAGGGAAATATTACCGCTACGAAACAAAAATATATTTCACCGGAAGTTTTGATAAAAACACAGGAATATTAAATGGTGATATCATCATTAAAGGTTCCGGCGATCCTACCTTAAACTCCGAACATTTTAAATCAAAAAAAGACAGTAACGAAATCACCGATAAATGGGTTGAAGTTCTTATTAAAAAAGGATTGAAGGAACTGAATGGTAAAATCATTGCTGATGCTTCCTGTTTCGAACAACACATTCCGGCTAATTGGATTTGGGGCGACATTACCAATTATTTTGGAGCAGCACCATGCGGACTCTCCTTCAACGATAACTTATATGGAATAATATTCAAAAGTGGAGAAGCAGGAACCAAAGCAAGCATTAAAGAAATCAAACCCAATTACACCACCATTCAATTAGAACACATTGCCAATGTCAAAGCTGCAGGTAAAGAAGATGAAGCTTATGTTACCGGTGACCCTTTCGGAAATAAACGCATTATCAGTGGAACCATTCCTCCTAACAAAGCGGCGTTAGAAGTGCGCGCCACTCTCCCCGACCCTGCTCTTTTATGCGCCGAGTTTTTACAACAATCACTTAACAAAGCAGGCATTAAAACACCGACACTTTGCGCCTACAGTAATTACGATGCGGAAAATGAAGTTTTGAAGAAAGAAAAAAATCTCATGCACACCCATTATTCTTCAGCGCTTGAAAAAATCGTTTTTTACACAAATCTCTATAGTAATAATTTGTTCTGCGAAACCCTTTTGAAAACCATTGGCAAAGGAAGCTCCTATACAGGTATTGAGAAAACAAAAGAATATTGGAAACAAAAAGGTTTGAATGTGGATGAGTTATTTATGGTAGACGGCAACGGACTTTCACGCGCAAATACGGTAACAACCCATCTTGAAACAAGCTTACTACAAAAAATGTATTCGGACAGTATCAATTTCAAACCCTTTTACAACTCACTTCCGCAAGCCGGATTTAGCGGCAGTATGCGACAAGTTGGTAAAGGAACATTCATAGAAAAGAACATGCGTGCCAAAACGGGTTATATTAACCGTGCCCGCGGTTATTGCGGCTATGTGAAGACCAAAGCAGGCAAAGACCTTTGTTTTTCAGTCCTCTTCAACAATTACAATTGCAGTCCAAAGGATATGAAGCTCAAAATTGAGCAGTTTTTAATTGCGTTGGCTGAGCTATAATTGCTATTTTTGTATAGCATGGCAAATGTTGTCACCATTATTAAAAAAGGCTGGAGTTTTTTAACCGAAAAACTTTGGATCATCCGTTTAGATAAATTAAGTAAGCGTCAGGGCTTTTTAGTAAAACAACTCCGTATTTTTTCCTTATCTATTCAAGGCTTTAACGAAGACAAATGTTTAATTAAAGCCACCGCGCTTACTTTCTATACATTATTTTCCATTGTACCAATTGTAGCGCTTATTTTCGCCATTGGTAAAGGCTTTGGTTTTGATCAAACACTAAAGCAGCAAATGTTGCAAGATTATAACGAGTACTCCACCATTTTAAATAATGTGTTTGTTTATGCAGATTCGCTTTTGCAAACTACCAGTGGTGGAATCATCGCGGGATTTGGAACTGTATTGTTATTGTGGAGTATCATTTCGCTTTTAATGAATATTGAAAACAGCTTCAATGATATTTGGGAAATTCAAACAGGCAGAACCTGGTACCGTAAGATCACCGATTACTTAACAATCATGTTGGTTTCTCCAATTTTTTTAATTCTCTCCGGAAGTTTAACAGTAATGATTCAAAGCAATGCTGATACATTACTTTTTTCCGGCGCAACCGCCATCGTATTAAAGCTCGTAGCGTTTTTAATGTTAGCCGGCGTATTTACCTTTATTTACATGGTGCTTCCAAATACGCGCGTTACATTTAAGTCAGCTTTTTCTGCAGCCTTAATTGCCACTGTTTTATTTGAACTATTAGAATGGGCTTACATTACTTTTCAGATCGGCGCTTCTAACTACAACAAAATTTATGGAAGTTTCGCTGCTTTACCTTTATTTTTAATTTGGGTACAGTATAGTTGGTACATTGTTTTATTTGGAGCTGAAATCGCTTTCGCGAATCAAAATGTGGACCATTATGAGTTGGAAAATGAAATTAAAAACATAAGTGTGCGCTATAAACGCGTAATGGCTTTAATTATTTGCAACAGAGTGGTGAAAAATTTCGCAGAAGGAAATCAACCTTACACATCGATACAAATTGCAAATGACTTGGATTTACCGGTAAGATTAGCCAGAAATGTAATTAATGAATTGGTTGAAACAAAAGTTTTGGCAGAAGTAAAAACCGAGAACGATAAAGAAATCGCTTATCAACCGGCTATTTCAGATTCTAAACTCACCATAAAATTCATTATGGATCGTTTGGATGAAAAGGGTGTTAACTCCTTACCAATAACTGACCAAAAAGAATTAGAAATAATTAACCGTTTGTTGGTTGATTTAGATAATGTAATGGATAATCCTAAGGGAAATTTACCGGTGAAAGACATTGTGTAATGAAGTCGGTTAAAGCAATAATTATTTTATCTCTCTTAATTTTCTTCAGCGGAAAAAATCTTGCGCAAACAGATACCGTAAAAGTGGAAAAGAAAAAAACGGTTTCTACATACCGCCGTGCTCGAACCGCTTCCATCATGAGTGCTGTTTTACCCGGTGCCGGACAAGTTTACAATAAAAAGTATTGGAAAGTTCCTATCATCTATGCCGGACTCGGCGGTTTTGGTTATTTATTTTATGTCAATCAGGAAAGATTTTCTTACTACAGCAAAAATTTAAAAGCAGAATACGACGATGATGCTTCAACTATTAATGAAACCGGTTACAGCGGAACGCAATTACAAACTTTAAAGGCAGATTATCGCAAAACGCGTGATTTGGGACTAATTGGTTGTGCTGTATTTTATGCTTTAAATATTTTAGACGCGAACGTGGACGCGCACTTAACCACTTTTGATGTAAGCGATGATTTGAGTTTGCAAATTAAACCTTACAGCAATTTTTATTCATTCAATAACAACAGCGGTATCCAAAACGGAATCGCCATACATTTAAACTTCAAGTAATATGCGTATTGTTTTATTAGGCTATGGAAAAATGGGCAAAGAGATAGAAAAAATTGCCCTCGACAGAAAACATGAAATCGTTTTAAAAGTTGACGAAACGAATGCCAATACCATTACCAAAGAAGATTTAAAAAAGGGAGATGTTGCCATTGAATTTAGCACACCTCACACCGTAGTCAATAATATTTATAAATGTTTAGATGCACAATTACCCATCGTAGTTGGAACAACAGGGTGGTACGAGCAATTTGAAAAAATAAAAAGTGATTGCGCTACTAAAAAAAGTTCTCTGTTTTACGCCACTAACTTTAGTATCGGAGTTAACTTATTTTTTAAAGTGAATAAATACTTAGCGGAGCTGATGAACAACTACCCTGACTATAATGTGAGCATGGAAGAAATTCATCATATCCACAAATTAGATAAACCTAGCGGAACTGCTATCACCTTAGCAGAGCAAATCATTCAGAAGATTGACCGCAAAACAGGATGGAGCATCGACCAACAAAATCCGGATACTTTATTTATTAAAGACATCCGCGAAGGTGAGGTTCCGGGAACGCACATCATTAAATATTCCTCAGTAATTGATGATATTGAAATCATGCATAAGGCACATAACCGCAAAGGCTTTGCCTTAGGCGCCGTACTAGCTGCCGAATTTATGCACAATAAGAAAGAAGGGATTTACACGATGAGTGATTTGATTTAGGATTCTTTTCCCCGCTGATGACGCGGATTTACGCAGAGAGCAACCTAACTCTTCCTACACAAATAAATCATTTCTCCAGCCGGTAAGCGATAACGATCTACTAAATCGGCGCCGATTGTATTCACAAAATCATCCACCGTTACATTAAATCCGGCTGCAGCCAATTTATCTTTATAATCCAATCCGAATAAACGCACGTGATCTTTTTGCCAGTAATGCAATTCGCGATCAGCTTCACTGGTAATACTTTTATCTTCGTAAGTGGTTGCTCTGGTCGTATCCAAAGGAACCTGAAAAATACCCCATCCTCCCGGCTTCATGATGCGGTGTAGCTCACGCATACAACGATCCGCATCCTCTACATGTTCCAAAACATGATTACAAAAAATAACATCAAAAGTGTTATCCTGAAAAGGCGCATTGTGTAAATCGAAATGTATGTCTGCTATTGGTGAGTTATAATCACCGGTTGTATAATCCAAATTCGGCATGGCGCGGAATAACTTATAAAAACATTGCTCCGGCGCAATATGAAGGACTTTGTGTTTAGAAGTAAAGAAATCAGTCTTTTGTTTTAGATACAACCATAATAAGCGGTGACGCTCTAAAGACAAACTACCCGGACAAAGTACGTTTTTACGTTTGGCACGACCCGAATAACCATAAGGTAAAAATTTACGATAGGTCTTACCGCTAATAGGATCTTCGTAACGTGTTCCATAATATAACAATGGCGCTATTTTACTAAACAGCAAGCTAAATTGAATTAATATGGGGCGTGGAATAACCCTTAATAAAAAGTGAAACATACAGGTGCAAAAATAGGGTTTATTCGGCTTAAATAACCAAAAAAACAGCCTAAATTGTTACATTTGCAGAGTTATGAGCAAAGTACAAGCTAAAGCAAAAACAACAGTAAAAAAGCCGAGCGACACTATCAGTAAGTTGGAAAACTGGTTTACCGTAAACAGCAAGAAAACTTTTTACACCTTAAGTTCCTTATGTTTATTGTTCTCCCTCATGTTTTTTAATGCCCGCATCAGCGAGGCGCATGACGATGCTTTGTATCTTGAAGCCGGCTGGCGTTTTGTGAATGAATTCCCAAATTATTTTTACACGCAAAATGCCCCGCTCTATCCTTTGTTCCTTGCCTTACTCACTAAGTTATTCGGATTAAAACTTATTCTCTTTAAACTTTTTTCAGTTGCCTTTAACTTCTTCGGATTTGTTTTCTTCTATAAAGCCTTTGAAAAACGTTTGCCATACGCGGTGTTTATTCCGGTTGCTGTATTCGTAGCCATCAACCATTTAATCATGTATTACGCCAGCATGACTTTTACGGAGGCGTTTTACTTTTTCTTACAAGGCTTGTTTTTCTTTTATGCAACTAAAACCGTAGAAACCGTTCAGAAAGAAAACGTAAACATGAATACCCAATGGAAACTTTGGTTAATGTTGGGCTTAAGTATGTTTTTAATGAGTACCGCGAAAAGTGCGGCGGTAGTTGTTGTTCCTGCTATCGTTTTATATTTCTTCCTGGAGAAAAACTACAAAGCCTTAGGTTTCTCTATTGCATCATATCTTATTTTCAAAATTGCTTACGAAGGCATTGTAAGAATTATCTGGGGTGCGCAAAATCAATTTAAAGGACAAAGCCGCATCTTAATGCAGAAAGATCCCTATGATAAATCATTAGGTGATGAAGATGTTTCAGGATTTATTCAGCGCTTTTTTGACAACAGTGAATTATACTTATCAAAACGTTTCTTTCAAATTATCGGATGGCGTGATGAAGCATCATTGGAAGTTTATGGTCTATTAGCTTTTCTAGTGATTACAGTTACTTTACTGGGTTTGTGGATGGTGTTTAAACAAAAGAATAAACCTTTGTTTCTGTTTGGTTTATTTACAGGCGCGCAATTAGTTCTCTCTTTTGTGATATTACAAGCCAGATGGGATCAACCACGTATTGTATTAGTGTGTATGCCTATCATGTTATTACTCATCTTTAACTTATTCTACAATTACACCCACAAAATGAGCATGGGCAAATTAATTTACATTGCCATTACTGTTTTAATTATTGGTTCTGTGTTTTTATCAAGCGTAAAACGTGGTATGCCAAATATTCCGATTGTACAGAAGAATTTAAAAGGCGATAAATATTTTGGTTATTCACCTGATTGGGTAAACTATTTACGTTGCAGCGAATGGTGTGCCGACAGTTTAAAGAAAGAAGACCTGGTAGCTTGCCGTAAAGCGCCAATGAGTTTCGTGTATGGAAAGGGTAAGAAGTTCTTCCCTATTTACAGTGTCATTAAAAAAGATTCTTTAACACAGCAATCGCATCCTGACAGCGCCTTGGCTTATTTTGCGTCACAAAATGTAACGCATATTATGGTGGCAAGCTTGCGAATTGATCCGAGCAAAAATACCGGACAAATCATTAATACGGTTCACAACATTGTACAGCCTATCATGCAAAAATATCCGGATAAGCTTAGACTTATTCATACAGAAGGTGTAGCAGAACAATGCTATTTGTTTGAGATAAAGAAGTAATTAATTCAATAAATCTCGTATTTTTGTAGCCCTTAATCAGGAGACTTGTCCGAGTGGTTGAAGGAGCACGCCTGGAAAGTGTGTATACGCCAAAAGCGTATCGAGAGTTCGAATCTCTCAGTCTCCGCTGAATAAATCAAATTATGTCCCGCCAAAGCGGGACTTTTTGTTTTCCGGAAAGACCGTAAAGCTTGCTTTTAAGGTCTTGTAGGAAAATAAAAATCAGCGTAGCGGATAATTTGATTTTGACTTCCGGTGAATAAGAGATCATTTTAATAATCTCTTATTCACCGCTGATAAATGAAAACCCGCTTTTAGCGGGTTTTTTAGTTTGAATGCGTTGCAAATTCATTTGCATTAGCATGAGAACTAAAAAACCTGATTTGCGTAGCAAATATGGTTTTCATTATGACTCTCGGTTATGAGAGATCAACGAAGTTAATCTGATCGTGACAATAAATTATTCTTATTAAATTGCACTTATAATATTTCCTTGATTCAAAATATGTCAGAAATCAAAATCATAAAAGCGTTAACTAATGATGTAATGCAATTACAAAAAATCGGACGTGAAACTTTTATAGAAACATTCTCAGAAGAAAATACCGAAGAGAATATGAAAAAATATTTGGAGGAAGGTTTTTCTGCAGAAAAAATGCAGACTGAACTTCAAAACATCCATTCTGAATTTTATTTCGCGGAACAAGACAAACAAATAATCGGCTATCTGAAAATAAATTTTGGTTCCTCACAAACAGAATTGAAAGACACCAATGCTTTAGAGATTGAACGCATTTATGTTCTAAAAGAATTTCATGGTAAAAAGATTGGTCAACTACTCTACCAAAAGGCACTTGATATAGCACATCAAAAAAAGATGAAGTATGTTTGGTTAGGGGTATGGGAAAAGAACCTGAGAGCCATTAGTTTTTATAAGAAAAACGGGTTTTTTGAGTTCGATAAACATATTTTCGTTCTCGGTAACGACAAACAAACCGATATTATGATGAAACTGGAATTAAATTATTAAAAGAAAAATTTCAGGCTATTTCTCGCCCCATCTATAGGTTTTCTGCTCAATGCCTGCCAAATCCAGAACTCTGTCGACTACCGTTGCAGCCAGCTCTTCAAAATTGGTAGGATTTGAATAAAACGATGGTGAAGCCGGACAAATAATTCCGCCTGCTTCGGTAACGGTTTTCATGTTACTGATATGAATAAGACTTAAAGGTGTATCGCGCATTACCAAAATTAATTTTCGTCGCTCCTTTAATACAACATCTGCGGCGCGTGTGATTAAATCGTTACTGATTCCTGAAGCAATACGCGCCATCGTTCCCATGCTGCAAGGCACTACAATCATTACCGTATATTTTGCCGAACCGGATGCGAAAGGCGCGTTAAAATCATTCTTTGAATAAAAAGTAAATGGATACTTGTCAAAATCATTTTGCTTTAACTCATGTTTCCAAACTTCCTTCGCGTTATCACTCATTACCACGCCAACAGCTTCTAATTGCTCTTTGTGTTTAGCTAATTTATCTAACAACACTTTGGCATAAATACTACCGCTAGCGCCGGTAATGGCGACTACTATTTTAATTTTGGGCTGACTCACTTTTCTTCTTTGGCGTTATTTTATAAGTAAACAACATTTGTAACACATTGTTGTAATATCCCTTATTGAAAGTTCTTGCTAATATATTATTGTAATAAGGCGCGAAGTTTCCTCCAAACGGACGTGTCGTCATAAAGGAGTTACTGCATCTTAACTCAAAGGCGAGCTTGGGCATTATATTCATACCCATCCCAACATTGACACTGTAATCATATTTTTGAAAAGGAAACATACCAGTTAGGCTACCTATTTCACTTTCTTCAACATAATTAATAAGATAGGCAAAAGCTCCTCCGATGGTTAAAAAAACTCTTTTGGTATTGTACTTTAACATCAATGGAACTTCTACATAATTTAAGTTCACATAATAAAAACGATAATCAAATTTTTCAGGGTTTTGGTTCCTGCGTGAGCCTTTTTGAATAAATGTAATTCCAAAATCGGCATCCAATACTTTATTTAATTTGGCTTCAATCAGCAAACCACCCATAAATCCCAATTTATTATAGCCCGCGTAATTATCGCCATGAATTTGGCTGGCCGTTAAGCCCAAAGCCGGCATCAAAGCAAATTTTTGCTCCTGCGCCTTTAAGGCTGAAAAGGCTATACAAAGGAAAA is part of the Bacteroidota bacterium genome and encodes:
- a CDS encoding PorT family protein, with the protein product MKARTLIFFLCIAFSALKAQEQKFALMPALGLTASQIHGDNYAGYNKLGFMGGLLIEAKLNKVLDADFGITFIQKGSRRNQNPEKFDYRFYYVNLNYVEVPLMLKYNTKRVFLTIGGAFAYLINYVEESEIGSLTGMFPFQKYDYSVNVGMGMNIMPKLAFELRCSNSFMTTRPFGGNFAPYYNNILARTFNKGYYNNVLQMLFTYKITPKKKSESAQN